A region of Pseudarthrobacter sp. NIBRBAC000502770 DNA encodes the following proteins:
- a CDS encoding alkaline phosphatase family protein, with protein MNLSRRHFLGAAGTAAATTLAAGSTFRPASAAPPALPAPGDSGIEHIIVVMMENRSFDHFLGWMPGADGKQSGLSYTDRYGIPHSTYHLADFQGCGHPDPDHSYEGGRIQYNNGKNDGWLRAGENDEFAVGYYGEADLDFWRQAGPDWTVCDRYFAATMAETYPNRFYQHAAATDRIHNSSATSALPTIWDRLAAAGIPGKYYYGDIPFTALWGTKYQGISRPYAEFLADCSAGALPAVSFVDPRFTDEGSGTSGDDHPHADIRSGETFLAEVYNAVTSGPGWANTMLVVNYDEWGGFYDHVPPTTAPDSSPETALRGFRVPSLVVSPRARRRYVAHDVYDHTSVLKAIEWRWSLAPLTPRDHAARNIAEVLDFGTPANLAAPTYLVPPFVAGPACTPVGPPPAEEWSGLKEKALADGWKLP; from the coding sequence GTGAATCTTTCAAGACGCCACTTCCTGGGGGCCGCGGGAACGGCTGCCGCCACTACCCTGGCCGCCGGCAGCACCTTCCGGCCGGCCTCAGCCGCACCGCCCGCGCTTCCCGCGCCCGGTGACTCAGGCATTGAACACATCATCGTGGTGATGATGGAAAACCGTTCCTTTGACCACTTCCTGGGCTGGATGCCCGGGGCAGACGGGAAGCAGTCCGGGCTTAGCTACACCGACCGCTACGGCATCCCGCACTCCACCTACCACCTGGCCGATTTCCAAGGCTGCGGGCACCCGGACCCGGACCACTCCTACGAGGGCGGCCGGATCCAGTACAACAACGGCAAGAACGACGGCTGGCTGCGGGCCGGCGAAAACGACGAGTTCGCCGTGGGTTACTACGGCGAAGCCGATCTGGACTTCTGGCGCCAGGCAGGCCCGGACTGGACCGTCTGCGACCGCTACTTCGCCGCCACCATGGCCGAAACCTACCCGAACCGCTTCTACCAGCATGCTGCGGCCACGGACCGGATCCACAACTCCTCCGCCACCTCAGCCCTGCCCACCATCTGGGATCGGCTGGCCGCGGCGGGTATTCCGGGCAAGTACTACTACGGCGACATCCCGTTCACGGCACTCTGGGGAACCAAGTACCAAGGCATCTCCCGCCCCTACGCGGAGTTCCTCGCTGACTGCTCCGCCGGGGCCCTGCCGGCCGTTTCCTTCGTGGATCCGCGGTTCACCGACGAGGGCTCCGGAACCTCCGGAGACGACCATCCCCATGCCGACATCCGTTCCGGCGAAACATTCCTCGCCGAGGTCTACAACGCGGTCACGTCCGGTCCGGGCTGGGCCAACACCATGCTGGTGGTCAACTACGACGAGTGGGGCGGCTTTTATGACCACGTGCCGCCCACCACGGCGCCGGACAGCAGCCCCGAAACAGCGCTCCGCGGTTTCCGGGTTCCGTCCCTGGTGGTCTCACCCCGGGCACGGCGCCGGTATGTGGCCCACGACGTCTACGACCACACCTCGGTCCTGAAGGCCATCGAATGGCGCTGGAGCCTGGCTCCCCTGACCCCGCGCGACCACGCGGCCCGCAACATCGCCGAAGTCCTGGATTTTGGCACCCCCGCGAACCTGGCTGCGCCCACCTACTTGGTCCCGCCCTTCGTGGCCGGCCCCGCCTGCACCCCGGTGGGTCCGCCCCCGGCCGAGGAATGGTCCGGCCTGAAAGAAAAAGCACTCGCTGACGGATGGAAGCTCCCGTGA
- a CDS encoding OFA family MFS transporter — MGFLDRDHSIAPPGFNRWLVPPAALAVHLCIGQAYATSVYKTALVKHFGASLTEVGVIFSIAIVMLGLSAAVMGTWVDTNGPRKAMFTSAMFWAGGFLIGSLGIFTRQLWLVYLGYGVVGGIGLGIGYISPVSTLIKWFPDRPGLATGMAIMGFGGGALIASPVSQALLKAYDPNSGAQGWVASGDAVGKLFLTLAVVYLAYMLFGAFTVRVPADGWRPAGFDPSKVKAAKLVTTENVSAKNAIKTRQFWLVWVALFCNVTAGIGILEQAAPMITDFFRQSDGKSLVSAGVAAGFVGLLSIGNMSGRFAWSATSDVTGRKRIYMVYLGVGAVLYTVLALAGSSATALYVVLAFIIISFYGGGFATVPAYLRDLFGTYQVGAIHGRLLTAWSAAGVAGPLIVNSILDAQGKPGQLNGASYQPALLTMVALLVIGFVANLLVKPVDPRFHESRPEQHLTPKEA, encoded by the coding sequence ATGGGCTTCCTGGACCGTGACCACTCCATCGCCCCGCCGGGCTTCAACCGCTGGCTGGTCCCGCCCGCCGCGCTCGCCGTCCATCTGTGCATCGGCCAGGCCTACGCCACCAGCGTGTACAAGACCGCACTGGTCAAGCATTTCGGCGCCAGCCTGACCGAGGTGGGCGTCATCTTTTCCATCGCCATCGTGATGCTGGGCCTTTCCGCCGCGGTCATGGGTACCTGGGTGGACACCAACGGCCCGCGCAAGGCGATGTTCACGTCCGCGATGTTCTGGGCCGGCGGCTTCCTCATCGGCTCGCTGGGCATCTTCACGCGCCAGCTCTGGCTGGTCTACCTGGGCTACGGCGTGGTGGGCGGCATCGGGCTGGGCATCGGCTACATCTCGCCGGTGTCCACGCTGATTAAGTGGTTCCCGGACCGGCCGGGCCTGGCCACCGGCATGGCGATCATGGGCTTCGGCGGCGGCGCGCTGATCGCCAGCCCTGTGTCCCAGGCCCTGCTCAAGGCGTACGATCCCAACTCCGGCGCCCAGGGCTGGGTTGCCAGCGGAGATGCCGTGGGCAAGCTCTTCCTCACCCTCGCCGTCGTCTATCTCGCCTACATGCTGTTCGGTGCGTTCACCGTCCGGGTGCCCGCCGACGGCTGGCGGCCTGCCGGGTTCGACCCCTCCAAGGTCAAGGCGGCCAAACTGGTGACCACCGAGAACGTCTCGGCGAAGAACGCGATCAAGACCCGGCAGTTCTGGCTGGTGTGGGTGGCACTGTTCTGCAACGTGACGGCCGGCATCGGCATCCTGGAGCAGGCGGCGCCGATGATCACGGACTTCTTCCGGCAGTCCGACGGCAAGTCCCTGGTGAGCGCCGGCGTCGCTGCCGGCTTCGTGGGGCTGCTGTCCATCGGCAACATGTCCGGCCGGTTCGCCTGGTCCGCCACCTCCGACGTCACCGGCCGCAAGCGTATCTACATGGTGTACCTGGGCGTAGGTGCCGTGCTGTACACGGTGCTGGCGCTGGCTGGGTCCAGCGCCACGGCCCTCTACGTGGTGCTCGCCTTCATTATCATCTCGTTCTATGGGGGCGGTTTTGCCACCGTCCCGGCCTACTTGCGGGACCTTTTCGGGACCTACCAGGTGGGCGCCATCCACGGCCGGCTCCTCACCGCCTGGTCCGCCGCCGGCGTGGCCGGGCCGCTGATCGTCAACAGCATCCTGGACGCGCAGGGCAAGCCGGGCCAGCTGAATGGCGCGTCCTACCAGCCCGCGCTGCTGACCATGGTGGCGCTGCTGGTGATTGGCTTTGTGGCCAACCTACTGGTCAAACCGGTGGACCCACGGTTCCATGAATCCCGCCCCGAACAGCACCTAACCCCCAAGGAGGCCTGA
- a CDS encoding diacylglycerol kinase family protein has product MADDGAPTAPFDRAVLIFNPGRPGMGQRLEELQRDLATDLPGLRVDLLPTDYAGHARELARTEAGRGTPLIVSVSGDGGYNEVVNGVMDVPASTAVCTVLPAGNANDHYRSMPVRTLREAVSAGRVRRIDLLRITFSTRDGERVLYAHSYVGFGLTPLMAIGIEQGGKGKILELISVARTLSGLKPFELVRDDGATARFDSLILANISRMAKYGTVSESHHPDDGRFEVVTLPHAGLVKMALMTLRAVTLGLGHQPSVSSYAFSTREAVPCQIDGEVVYVEAGTHVLVESAPGALATV; this is encoded by the coding sequence ATGGCTGATGACGGAGCACCCACCGCACCTTTTGACCGTGCCGTCCTGATTTTCAACCCCGGCCGGCCCGGGATGGGCCAGCGGCTTGAAGAATTGCAGCGGGATTTGGCCACGGACCTGCCGGGCCTGCGCGTCGACCTGCTGCCCACGGACTACGCGGGGCACGCCCGTGAGCTTGCGCGGACCGAAGCGGGCCGCGGCACGCCGCTCATCGTTTCGGTCAGCGGGGACGGCGGGTACAACGAGGTGGTCAACGGCGTGATGGACGTGCCCGCCAGCACGGCCGTCTGCACCGTCCTTCCTGCGGGAAACGCCAACGACCACTACCGGAGCATGCCGGTGCGGACCCTCCGGGAAGCCGTGTCGGCGGGCCGGGTCCGGCGGATCGACCTGTTGCGGATCACGTTCAGCACCAGGGATGGGGAGCGGGTCCTGTACGCACACTCATACGTCGGGTTCGGACTGACTCCCTTGATGGCCATCGGCATCGAACAGGGCGGCAAAGGAAAAATCCTGGAGCTCATCTCCGTTGCCCGCACCCTCTCGGGACTTAAGCCTTTTGAGCTTGTGCGGGACGACGGGGCCACAGCTCGGTTCGACAGCCTGATCCTGGCCAACATTTCGCGCATGGCAAAGTACGGGACCGTCAGTGAGTCCCACCACCCGGACGATGGCCGGTTCGAGGTGGTGACGCTGCCGCACGCCGGGCTGGTGAAAATGGCATTGATGACGCTCCGCGCCGTGACCCTTGGGCTGGGGCATCAGCCGAGCGTCAGCAGCTACGCCTTCTCAACCCGGGAGGCTGTCCCCTGCCAGATCGACGGTGAGGTGGTTTACGTTGAGGCCGGAACCCATGTCCTGGTTGAAAGTGCGCCGGGCGCCCTGGCCACTGTCTGA
- a CDS encoding AraC family transcriptional regulator: MATEDAAQEATARLAERLLGMRANREVIPPDPNHSVRWHQHSYPSPLARWNYHPEYEIHLIRKGTGKFIVGDHIGTFEAGHVSIVGSGLPHDWVSDLEPGEVLENRDAVIQFDGKWVEQASALVPELAEVKPLLEQSARGIEFLGQTAVAAAAAIEGMGPTTGLQRLQHLFELFAFLAGAPEGDRRYLAEAWFRPQLDGQAAAVVDLVLEYVFSNHAGSVRMSEAAALVGMPEPTFSKYFKRATGQNFSDLVRKLRLAHARRLLERSDKPVSEICYEVGFSNLSNFNRHFLNDAGETPRNYRQRLQG, encoded by the coding sequence ATGGCCACAGAGGATGCCGCGCAGGAAGCCACCGCGCGGCTGGCCGAAAGGCTGCTCGGCATGCGGGCCAACCGGGAGGTGATCCCGCCGGATCCCAACCACTCGGTACGCTGGCACCAGCACAGCTACCCCAGCCCGCTGGCGCGGTGGAACTACCACCCGGAGTACGAGATCCACCTCATCCGGAAGGGCACCGGAAAGTTCATCGTCGGCGACCACATCGGAACGTTTGAGGCCGGCCACGTGTCGATCGTGGGGTCAGGCCTGCCGCACGACTGGGTCAGCGACCTGGAGCCGGGCGAAGTTTTGGAGAACCGGGACGCGGTGATCCAGTTCGACGGCAAGTGGGTGGAGCAAGCCTCGGCCCTGGTCCCGGAACTGGCGGAGGTCAAGCCACTGCTGGAGCAGTCGGCGCGGGGCATCGAATTCCTGGGCCAGACCGCAGTGGCGGCAGCAGCGGCCATCGAAGGCATGGGCCCAACCACCGGCCTGCAGCGGCTGCAGCACCTGTTTGAATTGTTCGCGTTCCTGGCCGGGGCGCCGGAAGGCGACCGCCGCTACCTGGCAGAAGCCTGGTTCAGGCCGCAGCTGGACGGCCAGGCTGCCGCCGTCGTCGACCTTGTCCTGGAGTACGTGTTCAGCAACCACGCCGGCAGCGTGCGGATGTCCGAGGCCGCCGCGCTGGTGGGCATGCCTGAGCCCACGTTTTCGAAGTACTTCAAGCGGGCAACGGGGCAGAATTTCAGTGACCTGGTCCGGAAGCTGCGCCTGGCCCACGCCCGGCGCCTGCTTGAGCGCAGCGACAAGCCCGTGTCCGAGATCTGCTACGAGGTGGGCTTTTCCAACCTGTCCAACTTCAACCGGCACTTCCTCAACGACGCCGGTGAGACCCCCCGGAACTACCGGCAGCGGCTGCAGGGGTGA
- a CDS encoding sugar ABC transporter substrate-binding protein: protein MRPKTRAAVLSAGALCIALSATACAGAGGGNSAGNPNSINVLMVNNPQMEDLQKLTADNFTKETGINVNFTILPENDVRAKISQEFSSQAGQYDVASLSNYEIPFYSANGWLAPLDSVAKDPGFDQADILPAYTASLTGADGKLYGEPFYGESSFLMYRKDILEAKGLTMPDKPTWDQVADIAAKVDGAAPGMKGICLRGQPGWGQVFAPLTTVVNTFGGTWFDKDWNARVNSPEFTAATEFYTNLVRQHGEAGAAQAGFTECLNNMSQGKTAMWYDATSAAGALEADASPVKGKIGYAQAPVKETKSSGWLWTWSWAEQAASKKQDAAGKFIAWASSKEYEQLVASKLGWAKVPSGKRISTYQNAEFQKAAPFFQAERFAIENADPKNPGTQRRPAVGIQFVGIPEFAALGTNVSQGVSSAIAGQGTVAEALAKGQDAAQKIGNKYK from the coding sequence ATGCGCCCGAAAACGCGCGCTGCCGTCCTCTCTGCCGGGGCACTCTGCATCGCCTTGAGCGCCACGGCCTGTGCGGGCGCCGGCGGAGGCAATTCCGCCGGCAACCCCAACAGCATCAATGTGCTGATGGTCAACAACCCCCAAATGGAGGACCTGCAGAAACTCACCGCAGACAACTTCACCAAGGAAACCGGCATCAACGTCAACTTCACGATCCTGCCGGAGAACGATGTCCGCGCCAAGATCAGCCAGGAATTCTCCAGCCAGGCCGGCCAGTACGACGTCGCGTCGCTGTCCAACTACGAAATCCCGTTCTACTCCGCCAATGGCTGGCTGGCACCCCTGGACAGTGTTGCCAAGGACCCCGGCTTCGACCAGGCGGACATTCTCCCCGCCTATACGGCCTCACTCACCGGCGCGGACGGCAAGCTTTACGGCGAACCGTTCTACGGCGAATCATCCTTCCTGATGTACCGCAAGGACATCCTCGAGGCCAAGGGCCTCACCATGCCGGACAAACCCACCTGGGACCAGGTGGCGGACATCGCGGCGAAAGTGGACGGCGCAGCACCGGGGATGAAGGGCATTTGCCTCCGTGGCCAGCCCGGCTGGGGACAGGTCTTCGCGCCCCTGACCACCGTGGTGAACACCTTCGGGGGAACCTGGTTCGACAAGGACTGGAACGCCCGGGTCAACAGCCCGGAGTTCACGGCAGCCACCGAGTTCTACACCAACCTGGTCCGCCAGCACGGCGAAGCGGGAGCCGCGCAGGCTGGCTTCACTGAGTGCCTGAACAACATGAGCCAGGGCAAGACGGCCATGTGGTACGACGCAACCTCCGCAGCAGGCGCCCTCGAAGCCGACGCTTCCCCCGTCAAGGGCAAGATCGGGTACGCCCAGGCCCCCGTCAAGGAAACTAAGTCCTCCGGCTGGCTGTGGACCTGGTCCTGGGCCGAGCAGGCTGCATCCAAGAAGCAGGACGCCGCCGGGAAGTTCATCGCCTGGGCCAGTTCCAAGGAATACGAACAACTCGTGGCATCCAAGCTCGGCTGGGCGAAGGTTCCGTCCGGCAAACGCATTTCCACCTACCAGAATGCCGAATTCCAGAAGGCAGCCCCGTTCTTCCAGGCCGAACGCTTTGCCATTGAGAACGCTGACCCCAAGAACCCGGGCACCCAGCGGCGGCCCGCCGTCGGAATCCAGTTTGTGGGCATCCCCGAGTTTGCGGCCCTGGGCACCAATGTCTCCCAGGGCGTCAGTTCTGCCATCGCCGGGCAGGGCACGGTGGCTGAAGCTTTGGCCAAGGGCCAGGACGCTGCCCAAAAAATCGGCAACAAGTACAAGTAG
- a CDS encoding DUF2177 family protein, with the protein MSPRTKNWLAAYVVSALIFAVLDVVWILLVANPLYQSQIGHLLAPKANLPGAVLFYLVFVAGMVHYGVRPNSSGATVRQRVTGAALFGFFTYATWALTGFAVLKDFTALVALTDILWGAAACSLVTWVTATVLRRRLRKPAVA; encoded by the coding sequence ATGAGCCCCCGCACCAAGAACTGGCTGGCCGCCTACGTTGTCAGCGCCCTGATTTTCGCCGTGCTGGACGTGGTGTGGATCCTGCTGGTGGCCAACCCGCTCTACCAGAGCCAGATCGGCCACCTGCTGGCACCCAAGGCCAACCTGCCCGGCGCGGTGCTGTTCTATCTCGTCTTCGTGGCGGGAATGGTGCACTACGGCGTGCGGCCCAACAGCTCCGGGGCCACGGTGCGGCAGCGGGTAACGGGCGCTGCGCTGTTTGGCTTCTTCACCTACGCCACTTGGGCGCTGACCGGGTTCGCCGTGCTGAAGGATTTCACCGCACTGGTGGCCTTGACGGACATCCTCTGGGGAGCCGCGGCGTGCAGCCTGGTGACGTGGGTGACCGCAACCGTCCTGCGCCGCCGGCTCAGGAAACCCGCCGTGGCGTGA
- a CDS encoding alkaline phosphatase family protein, translating to MKLRTALAAMAVLAAAIGGTAATLNPAAATSAPTASTPSQGYLPGANHVFVINLENKGYDETWGPASAAPYLSQTLRSQGVLLNQYYGTAHNSQPNYVAQISGQGSNPQMQADCQTYTPFVGSGTASPGQAVGDGCVFPASVPTVAVQLKDAGKSWKGYMEDMGTPCRHPALGAVDDTQKAKVGDQYAARHNPFVYFAGITGSPDCATNDVDLSALQTDLASAATTPNLSMITPNLCHDGHDSPCVDGQPGGLASADAWLKQWVPVITSSPAFKQDGVLVITFDESDGPQSDASACCGEGPGPNAALPGITGMGGGRVGALVLSPFTKGGTWSTTPYNHYSLLASIEDTFGLPYLGYAGTPGLNRFGLDVYNAGV from the coding sequence ATGAAACTCCGCACCGCCTTGGCCGCCATGGCCGTGCTTGCTGCCGCCATCGGTGGAACTGCGGCCACCCTCAACCCGGCCGCCGCCACCAGCGCCCCCACCGCTTCGACACCAAGCCAGGGCTACCTGCCCGGAGCCAACCACGTCTTCGTCATCAACCTCGAAAACAAGGGCTACGACGAAACCTGGGGCCCGGCGTCGGCCGCTCCATATCTTTCGCAGACCCTGCGCAGCCAGGGCGTCCTGCTGAACCAGTATTACGGCACGGCGCACAACTCCCAGCCCAACTATGTGGCGCAGATTTCCGGCCAGGGATCCAACCCGCAGATGCAGGCCGACTGCCAGACCTACACCCCGTTCGTCGGCAGCGGCACTGCCAGCCCGGGCCAGGCAGTCGGCGACGGCTGCGTGTTCCCGGCCAGCGTTCCCACCGTGGCCGTGCAGCTCAAAGACGCCGGGAAATCGTGGAAGGGGTACATGGAGGACATGGGCACCCCTTGCCGGCACCCCGCGCTGGGCGCCGTCGATGACACCCAGAAAGCCAAGGTGGGCGACCAGTACGCCGCCCGCCACAACCCGTTCGTCTACTTTGCCGGGATCACCGGCTCACCGGACTGCGCCACGAACGACGTCGACCTCTCCGCCTTGCAGACAGACCTCGCCTCGGCTGCCACAACGCCCAACCTGTCCATGATCACGCCCAACCTCTGCCACGACGGACACGATTCCCCCTGCGTGGACGGGCAGCCCGGCGGACTGGCCAGCGCTGACGCCTGGCTCAAGCAATGGGTTCCGGTCATCACCAGCTCCCCGGCATTTAAGCAGGACGGCGTCCTGGTGATCACCTTCGATGAGTCAGACGGGCCGCAGTCCGACGCCAGCGCCTGCTGCGGCGAAGGTCCCGGACCAAACGCCGCGCTGCCCGGCATCACCGGGATGGGCGGCGGCAGGGTGGGCGCCCTGGTGCTGTCCCCCTTCACCAAGGGCGGCACCTGGTCCACCACGCCGTACAACCACTACAGCCTGCTGGCCAGCATCGAGGATACCTTCGGCCTGCCCTACCTGGGTTACGCCGGGACGCCCGGGCTGAACCGGTTTGGGCTGGACGTGTACAACGCAGGCGTCTGA
- a CDS encoding carbohydrate ABC transporter permease produces MTTATARISRPGHTAARPARSAKSRERAMAWARRAPLLPALIFLIVVTQLPFVVTLFISFLNWNSLSPTKTAFAGLENYVTVLTDPDLRQAIFTTIILTVSVVLASLLIGLGLALLLDKKFLGRGLARTLLIAPFLVVPVAAALIWKHALLNPAYGLVNGILTWIWSLFGNTTPPQLDLLSQAPLMAVIVSLVWQWTPFMMLILLAGLQSRPMDTVEAAQMDGATPWAIFRHLTLPHLRQYLELGGLLGAIYIVQNFDSVFTLTAGGLGTANLPYAIYQTFYYANEYGLASAAGVVVVIGTIIVATFALRTVFSLFKKEAAR; encoded by the coding sequence ATGACTACCGCAACGGCGCGTATCTCCCGACCGGGACATACCGCAGCCAGACCCGCACGAAGTGCCAAGTCGCGTGAACGCGCCATGGCCTGGGCACGGCGTGCGCCGCTGCTCCCGGCCCTGATCTTCCTTATCGTCGTCACCCAGCTCCCGTTCGTGGTGACCCTGTTCATCTCGTTCCTGAACTGGAACAGCCTGAGCCCCACCAAGACAGCCTTCGCCGGCCTGGAAAACTACGTCACGGTCCTCACCGACCCCGACCTCCGCCAGGCCATCTTCACCACCATCATCCTCACCGTCTCAGTGGTCCTGGCCAGCCTGCTCATCGGACTGGGCCTGGCGCTGCTGCTGGACAAGAAGTTCCTGGGCCGGGGCCTTGCACGAACCCTGCTGATTGCACCGTTCCTGGTGGTCCCCGTGGCCGCGGCCCTCATCTGGAAGCACGCCCTCCTTAACCCCGCCTACGGGCTGGTCAACGGGATCCTTACCTGGATCTGGTCGCTCTTCGGGAACACCACGCCGCCGCAGCTTGACCTGCTCTCCCAGGCGCCCCTGATGGCTGTCATCGTTTCGCTGGTCTGGCAGTGGACGCCGTTCATGATGCTCATCCTGCTCGCCGGCCTGCAGTCCCGGCCCATGGACACCGTGGAAGCGGCACAGATGGACGGCGCCACACCGTGGGCGATCTTCCGGCACCTGACCCTTCCGCACCTGCGCCAGTACCTGGAACTCGGCGGCCTGCTCGGCGCCATCTACATCGTGCAGAACTTCGACTCCGTGTTTACCCTCACCGCGGGCGGCCTGGGTACCGCAAACCTGCCCTACGCCATTTACCAGACGTTCTACTACGCCAATGAATACGGCCTGGCGTCCGCCGCCGGCGTCGTGGTGGTCATCGGCACCATCATCGTGGCCACTTTCGCACTCCGCACCGTCTTTTCGCTCTTCAAGAAGGAGGCAGCACGATGA
- a CDS encoding DUF1295 domain-containing protein encodes MNQKSRNALISTIVAVVVAVLIALAGSQGGSRIGGFPVFALGVAIAFVIQWLVFIPSYKAQTEKFYDLTGALTYISITVFLMLASPGVDARGMLLAAMVVLWAARLGSFLFLRISKHGKDDRFDELKPDFFRFLNTWTIQGLWVVLTAALAWVAITSDKKVGLDGFFWVGLVVWLAGISIETAADLQKNRFKDDPRNKGRFISTGLWSRSRHPNYFGEITLWVGVAIIALPVLQGWQWAALVSPLFVALLLTKGSGVPPLEKKADKEWGGQADYEEYKKSTPVLVPKLK; translated from the coding sequence GTGAACCAGAAGAGCCGCAATGCGCTCATCAGTACCATCGTTGCCGTGGTGGTGGCCGTGCTCATCGCGCTGGCCGGCAGCCAGGGCGGATCCAGGATTGGCGGCTTCCCGGTCTTCGCCCTGGGGGTGGCCATCGCCTTTGTGATCCAGTGGCTGGTGTTCATCCCGTCCTACAAGGCGCAGACGGAGAAGTTCTACGACCTCACCGGCGCCCTGACGTACATCTCCATCACGGTGTTCCTTATGCTGGCGTCCCCGGGCGTGGATGCCCGCGGCATGCTGTTGGCGGCCATGGTGGTGCTCTGGGCCGCGAGGCTGGGCAGCTTCCTGTTCCTGCGGATCAGCAAGCATGGTAAGGACGACCGCTTCGATGAGCTCAAGCCGGACTTCTTCCGCTTCCTGAACACGTGGACCATCCAGGGCCTGTGGGTGGTGCTTACGGCTGCGCTCGCGTGGGTGGCCATCACGTCGGACAAGAAGGTGGGCCTGGACGGGTTCTTCTGGGTGGGCCTGGTGGTGTGGCTCGCCGGCATCAGCATCGAGACCGCAGCCGATCTCCAGAAGAACCGGTTCAAGGACGACCCCAGGAACAAGGGCCGCTTCATCAGCACCGGCTTGTGGTCCCGGTCCCGCCACCCCAACTACTTTGGCGAAATCACGCTGTGGGTGGGCGTTGCCATCATTGCGCTGCCGGTCCTGCAGGGCTGGCAGTGGGCGGCGCTGGTCTCCCCGCTGTTCGTGGCGCTGCTGCTGACCAAGGGCAGCGGCGTACCGCCACTGGAGAAGAAGGCGGACAAGGAGTGGGGCGGCCAGGCCGACTACGAGGAGTACAAGAAGAGCACCCCGGTGCTGGTGCCAAAGCTCAAGTAG